The segment GGGATTTTTCGCCATACAGCTCAAATCGACCCAGGAGGTAATTATTGACAAAGATGATTACCATCACCGAAGTGATGAAGATAAAACCTTCGGTATATGAATCACGATAATAATAATCCAGGTAGTACGCAGCATACCCGGATGCGATCACGCACATCGCATCGACCGCCATTAACCCGGTATTGATGATATATACCTGTTGCTGTAACATTCGAAAAAAACCCCGACCCTACCATCTGTAAATTTATTTCACGAGTCCCTGCCCCCGTCATACCTCGTCCATATATGTTGATGTTCAGAGCTTCTCTATTTAAATGAGGCGAATTAGGATATTGTATTTTTAAAGTTAAACTTTAATTAAATTCGATCAGAACCTGAAACCAATCCGGACCCCATAAAAAGGTTTTCGGAATGAACCGGTGACAATTTGCCGTCCACACAGGATTGCGGCCCTCAGGGCAAGTTGCTCTAAAATGGATCGCCATCGATAGTGAAGAGCTGCTTGATTTCTACTTTTCCTTCGATTTCGGCGGTTCCGGCACCAGGGCGGATGCCATGGGAATCAAGGTGGAAGGGAATTACTGGTTTAAAGACGAGGAAGGCTCCACCCAGACCGGAGCCTGGAAGGATGACGGCGATATCTGCGAGATCACCAGGGGCTACCGGCGTTCGGAATCAGGATACGTCCGGGCAGTACGCCCATAGGGGGGGGCAAGAAACCACTGATTCACGGTTCTTCGTTGTAAACCTCAGGGGTGTGCCTGACGATCTCGGCATCGATCAGATAGATCACGTCTTCAGCGATATTGGTCGCGTGATCGGCTATTCTTTCCAGATGCCGACCGGCGGTGACCGCC is part of the Pseudomonadota bacterium genome and harbors:
- a CDS encoding phosphate transport system regulatory protein PhoU, giving the protein AVTAGRHLERIADHATNIAEDVIYLIDAEIVRHTPEVYNEEP